Below is a window of Coriobacteriia bacterium DNA.
CTTGGGCTGCTCGGCGACGTGAACCTCGACGGCGTCGTAATCGAACGGGATGGCCTCGCGAGTCTCCAGGGTCAGCGCGCCGGTCGGGCACACGCCGAGGCAGAAGCCGGCACCGTCGCACAGCTCCTCTTTGACGACCCTCGCCTTGCCGTCGACGAGGACGATTGCGCCCTCGGCGCAGGGGCTTACACAGACGCCACATCCGTTGCAGAGCTCTTCGTCGATGTGAACGATCTGTCGGGTGACGGTGGTGGTCATCGGGTTTCCTCCTGATGGTTGGACGGGGGGCTGGCCACGAGTGCGGCCTCTCTCGCCTTGGCTTCGGCCTGCTTGCGGAACCTGCGGCTCTCAAG
It encodes the following:
- a CDS encoding 4Fe-4S binding protein encodes the protein MTTTVTRQIVHIDEELCNGCGVCVSPCAEGAIVLVDGKARVVKEELCDGAGFCLGVCPTGALTLETREAIPFDYDAVEVHVAEQPKTYIAQSCFLCGTTEDDAPLLPVRTKGTSTWVCTRCLPQLIHG